From Dreissena polymorpha isolate Duluth1 chromosome 15, UMN_Dpol_1.0, whole genome shotgun sequence, a single genomic window includes:
- the LOC127859612 gene encoding uncharacterized protein LOC127859612: TTTTTTTTTTTTSTTTTTTTTTTTTTTTTTTTTTTTSTTTTTTTTTTTTTTTSITSTTTTTTTTTTTTTTTTTTTTSTTTTTTTTTTTTTTTTTTTTTTTTTTTTTTATHQLSQFVITIITTTTTTTTTTTTTTTTTTTTTTTTTTTATTTTTAAAAAAAAAATTSITSTTTTTTTTTTTTTTTITTTTTTSTTTTTTTTTTTTTTTTTTTTTTTTTTTTTTTTAAAAAAAATTSTTSTTTTTTTTTTTTTTTTTTTTTTTTTSTTTTTTSTTTTTTTTTTTTTTTTSTTTTTTTTTTTTTTTSTTTTTSTTTTTSSTTTTTTTTTTTTTTTTTTTTTTTTTTTTTTTTTTTTTTSTTTTTTTTTTTTATTTSTTTTTTTTTTTTTTTTMCSECITIYGVKLEEVITCKYLRATISDDGTRNAEVRIRIALACSVG; the protein is encoded by the exons actactactactactactactactactactactacttctactactactactactactactactactactactactactactacgactacgactactactactactacttctactactactactactactactactactactactactactactacttctattacttctactactactactactactactactactactactactactactactactactactactacttctactactactactactactactactactactacgactacgactactactactactactactactactactactactactactactactactgc CACGCACCAATTATCGCAAtttgttattactattattactacgactactactactacgactacgactactactactactactactactactactactactactactactactactactgctactactactactactgctgctgctgctgctgctgctgctgctgctactacttctattacttctactactactactactactactactactactactactactactactattactactactactactacttctactactactactactactactactactactacgactacgactactactactactactactactactactactactactactactactactactactgctgctgctgctgctgctgctgctactacttctactacttctactactactactactactactactactactactactactactactactactactactactactactactactacttctactactactactactacttctactactactactactactactactactactactactactactactacttctactactactactactactactactactactactactactactacttctactactactactacttctactactactactacttcttctactactactactactactactactactactactactacta ctactactactactactactactactactactactactactactactactactactactactactactactacttctactactactactactactactactacaactactactgctactactacttctactacaactactactactactactactactactactactactactact ATGTGTTCAGAGTGCATCACCATATACGGAGTGAAACTAGAAGAAGTAATCACCTGCAAGTACTTAAGAGCAACCATATCCGATGATGGTACCAGAaacgctgaggtccgaataagaatcgCCTTGGCATGCAGCGTTGGCTAG